A DNA window from Candidatus Bathyarchaeota archaeon contains the following coding sequences:
- a CDS encoding signal peptidase I — translation MFRSIPSIILTSFIITQLISSVLDIPILFSFTMSNSMEPTIGVGDFFIVIPGFLMSDINIGDIILFNNPSYGFPVCHRVVGLASEGYITCGDNSPFTDQQAGIPPIPEGHIIGKVLVFQGKPVLIPKLGLLIMRLRSLIGNYTLPLASCLIILGAVSFVTGKEYKLKKRRQVSKLKVKYVFIGCLAFLAFFATFLMISKSQVIELKYLATDLPTHGNIITLGGSSERLIIVNNTGWIPFYIYVIPTTEGLTCENKSLKLLMPGEDEKFRLYIRASSKVGWHTEKARICLYIVFLPEELVGQLASIHPYVPIFTTVFVMCLPFMLLYFLTGEGDRVVRLKPGRNKWCKKLERWLRGVTP, via the coding sequence ATGTTTAGAAGTATACCCTCAATCATTTTAACCTCTTTTATAATAACTCAGTTAATCTCATCTGTTTTAGACATTCCCATCCTATTCTCATTCACCATGTCTAATAGTATGGAACCTACCATAGGGGTAGGTGACTTCTTCATAGTGATTCCCGGATTTCTTATGTCAGATATAAACATAGGCGATATTATATTATTTAATAATCCAAGTTATGGTTTTCCCGTATGTCATAGGGTTGTAGGGCTCGCAAGTGAAGGATATATAACCTGTGGGGATAATAGTCCCTTCACCGACCAACAAGCTGGCATACCTCCTATCCCTGAAGGTCATATAATCGGTAAAGTCTTAGTTTTTCAGGGCAAACCTGTCCTCATACCTAAACTAGGGCTATTAATTATGAGACTTCGATCTTTAATTGGGAACTACACACTTCCATTAGCCTCATGTTTAATAATCTTAGGAGCCGTCTCGTTCGTAACCGGTAAAGAGTACAAGCTTAAGAAAAGGAGACAAGTGTCTAAGCTTAAGGTTAAATACGTGTTTATAGGATGTTTAGCCTTTCTAGCTTTTTTCGCGACCTTCTTAATGATCTCAAAGAGCCAAGTGATAGAGCTTAAGTATTTAGCCACAGACCTGCCCACCCATGGAAATATAATAACGCTTGGCGGATCGTCTGAAAGGTTGATTATCGTGAATAATACTGGATGGATACCTTTTTACATATATGTTATACCAACAACAGAAGGTTTAACGTGCGAAAACAAAAGCCTAAAGCTACTTATGCCAGGAGAGGACGAGAAGTTTAGACTCTATATAAGAGCTAGTAGTAAAGTAGGATGGCATACAGAGAAGGCTAGAATATGCTTATACATAGTCTTTTTACCTGAAGAATTGGTCGGACAGTTAGCTAGTATACACCCCTACGTACCAATTTTTACAACAGTTTTCGTGATGTGTTTACCATTTATGCTTCTTTACTTTTTAACTGGAGAGGGAGATCGCGTAGTGAGGCTTAAACCAGGAAGGAACAAATGGTGTAAAAAACTGGAGCGCTGGTTAAGGGGGGTTACACCTTGA
- a CDS encoding DUF1102 domain-containing protein, whose product MMVALAMVVGTVAPAHIKLYNRKAKAVLSTDQSGSGGLIQISGVGPYASIVTYDGKGRLKLDFNSLPQCTFAPYASGLNPDSENYLVEILVIHNAGPETYKITLKSKNPRVKFFTSPGNWWPVVGPKKKLTLSLPSGWNWLVGVYVDARGLGTGVTISAVIEVEATNP is encoded by the coding sequence ATGATGGTTGCCTTGGCCATGGTCGTCGGAACGGTAGCACCAGCTCACATAAAGCTATACAACAGGAAAGCTAAAGCCGTCCTATCAACTGACCAATCTGGAAGTGGAGGTTTAATACAGATTTCAGGTGTCGGACCGTACGCATCAATAGTTACATACGACGGAAAAGGTAGGTTGAAACTAGACTTCAATAGTTTACCCCAATGTACGTTTGCTCCATATGCAAGCGGGCTTAACCCAGATTCGGAGAATTATCTCGTCGAGATACTTGTGATACATAATGCTGGACCTGAGACTTACAAGATCACACTTAAGTCGAAGAACCCACGTGTTAAATTCTTCACGTCACCAGGTAACTGGTGGCCTGTAGTAGGACCTAAGAAGAAATTGACGTTAAGTCTACCATCAGGTTGGAATTGGCTAGTAGGTGTCTATGTAGATGCCCGTGGATTAGGTACAGGTGTGACTATTTCCGCTGTGATAGAAGTTGAAGCTACGAACCCGTAG